Proteins from a single region of Catenulispora acidiphila DSM 44928:
- a CDS encoding MarR family winged helix-turn-helix transcriptional regulator — MSDPTPGLNSQQLGAYFALMEVSSLLQYAVEEHLRADGDLSYVQFEILARLVDASEGRLRMTDLADGLVYSRSGLTYQVGLLDKRGLITRSPSPDDERSVIVSVTAAGRDLIARVLPGHVDRVRQLLIEPMTGEDLTALGAILGRVRDHMRANPPRSAKPRAARNRTT; from the coding sequence GTGAGCGATCCGACACCCGGCCTGAACTCCCAGCAACTCGGCGCGTACTTCGCCCTGATGGAAGTCAGCAGCCTGCTCCAGTACGCGGTGGAAGAGCATCTGCGCGCCGATGGCGACTTGAGCTACGTGCAGTTCGAGATCCTGGCCCGCCTGGTGGACGCATCTGAGGGCCGGTTGCGGATGACCGATCTGGCCGACGGGCTCGTGTACAGCCGCAGCGGGCTCACCTATCAGGTGGGGCTGTTGGACAAGCGCGGGCTGATCACGCGCTCGCCGTCGCCGGATGACGAGCGCAGCGTCATCGTGAGCGTCACGGCGGCCGGCCGGGACCTGATCGCCCGCGTGCTTCCCGGGCATGTCGACCGCGTGCGGCAGCTGCTGATTGAGCCGATGACCGGCGAGGATCTCACCGCCCTCGGTGCGATTCTGGGTCGTGTGCGCGACCATATGCGCGCCAATCCGCCGCGGTCGGCCAAGCCGCGCGCCGCCCGCAACCGCACCACCTGA